The Pseudomonadota bacterium region TTCGAGCCGGACGAGAAGTCGATCGTGTCGTTTCCGATCCGCAGGTTGGCGCGCCCGTCGTTCGGGACGGTGAAGCCGGCCTTCAGGAGAAGGGCTGCGTCGAGCGCGCGAGCGCCGGTCCCTGCGAACAGCGTGCCCTCGATCGCCGGGACATCCGCCGAACGGGCCGGTTCGAGCGGCCTCGCGATGAGCGCGATCGCGATCGCTCCTCCGAGGACGAGCGCCGCAGCCGCCGCGACCGCGAGCCGGGTCCGTCCGGATCGCGCGGGCCTGGCCGACGCCATCTCGACGAGGCGTCGCGCTTCGGCCTGGGTCGGAACCGCGGCGGATCGCAACGGCGAAGCGTCCGCGAGGTCTCGCGCCGCGCCCCGCCAGCGTTCGACGGTCGCCGCGCACTCCCGGCAATCCGCGAGGTGCGCCTCGAAGTCGGCGGCGTCGCCGGTCCCGAGGCGCCGGTCCAAGAACCGCTCCAGAAGATCGCATCGTCTCATGTCTTCACCTCGAATACGGTGTCATCGACTGCGTTCGCCGTCGCCGCGAGCACGGCGCGCCGGGCCCGGTGCAGCCGGGTCCAGACCGTGCCGGGCGAGATGCCGAGGATCCGGGCGATCTCCTCGCCGTCGAACCCCTCCACCGCGTGCAGCACCAGCACCTCGCGCTGCCCGCCCGGAAGGCTCGCGAGCAGGCGCAGCGCGGCTTCCCGGTGCTCGGTCGCCCGCTCCGGCGTCGGCTCGGGGTCGGTCGCCTCAAAGGTGCCCGCGCCGAGCACGCGCCGGACCCAGGCCCTGCGCGAGAAGCCGCGCGCCTTGCGGATCGCGATGCCGAAGAGCCAGGACTTGAACCGCGATCGCTCCTCGTAGCGCTTCGCCGCAACCGGGAGCGCGAGGAACACGTCCTGCGCGAGCTCCTCGATCTCGGCGGCCGATGCCGCGGGGGCGAAGCGCTGGAGCGCTGTGCACACCATGCCCTTGTGGCGCGTGTACAGCCCGCCGAGGGCGTCCATTTCGCCGATCGCGAGCCTCGAGACGAGCTCCTCGTCCGTCATCTCCATCTCGAGAGGTAATGCCTCGAGGGGCCCGGGACCTTCCCTCGGGGTGCGCGTCACGGCTTTCCGTCGAGGAGCGCGACGAAGCCCAGGGCGGCGCTCCAGTCCACGTACGGCGTCGCGAGGATGCGGCTCCCGTCCGAGCGGCGCTCGATCACCCGCCGGGAGGGGGAACCGCCGATCCCGCCCTCCAGCACGATCGCCGCGTGCCGGCCGATCGGGATGCGCAGATCGAGGCCCGCGGCGCCCCGGAAGCCCCACCACAAGAACGCCTTGTGATCGCCGCCGCCGAGAGACACGTCCAGGGCGGTCCGGTAGGCGGAAACGGCGGCGAACGGCCCGAGCGCGATCGGACCGAGGCGCCACCCGTAGCCTGCGGAGAGCGCGAGCTCCATCCCCCAGCCGGTCACGACGCCGTCCTCGAGCTCGTTCCTAGGACCCGCCTTTCCGGCGACCGAGAGCCTGGAGAAGAGCCCCTCGACGGGCTGCCACTCGACGCCGAGCAGCGCGCCGAGCTGGACGGACGGCCCGTCGTACACGGCGACACCCCCGCCCGCGACGGCGAGCGCGGCGAGCCCCCACTCGGGACGCGGCGGCTCGGGAGCGGGGGCGGGTCGCGGCGCAGGCGCGTCCCAGGGGGCCTCCGCGTCCGCCTCGGTCGGCGCTGGCGACGGCGGCGGCTCGGGCGGCTCGAACACGCGCGTCTCCCGGAGGAGCTGCCGTGCCACGAGGGCGTTCGCGGCCTGCGCGTCGATGCCGGGATCGATCTCCGCGACGCGGACGGGCGCTCTCCCCGCGCCCGGCACGACGAGGTGCAGCAGCGCGCGGCCAGTGCCGGACTCCCGGATCCAGACGGTCGCCGCGGCCCGGCGCTCGCCGGCGATCGGGACGACGCGGTCGAGCTGATCCGCGAGCGGGAGGAACGCGAACCCGCCGCCGAGATCGATCCGCTCCACGGACACGCCGTCGAGGGCGAGCACGAGCTCCTCGACGAACCGGGCCTCCCGCGCGGCCGCCGCGGGGTTGGCCGGCGCCGCGACGAGCAGGAGGAGCCGGTTCCCGGACGCCGGGGCAAAGGACGCCTGCGCGCCCGCTGCGAGCGGGACGAGCGCGAGGATGGCCGCGAT contains the following coding sequences:
- a CDS encoding sigma-70 family RNA polymerase sigma factor, whose protein sequence is MEMTDEELVSRLAIGEMDALGGLYTRHKGMVCTALQRFAPAASAAEIEELAQDVFLALPVAAKRYEERSRFKSWLFGIAIRKARGFSRRAWVRRVLGAGTFEATDPEPTPERATEHREAALRLLASLPGGQREVLVLHAVEGFDGEEIARILGISPGTVWTRLHRARRAVLAATANAVDDTVFEVKT